In the Lampris incognitus isolate fLamInc1 chromosome 11, fLamInc1.hap2, whole genome shotgun sequence genome, one interval contains:
- the nxpe3 gene encoding NXPE family member 3 — translation MVMAKCEKWLENGKQKGVTMSCHLSKYTPIFLLLALSGLIFLLRNIVTLENLNCQTVSRLYQFQSGLHSTFTQEETSPLYHNHSFCSNLGQEPSPGEALEERYLLDSISWPEPLAHPSSSLIPLRQTSDPVHSLFAILPAAGGRREWHVGDQLEVLVQMHDFQGRPKRYGGDFLVARLHSPELTAGVAGRVLDHRNGFYSALLPLLWEGSARVEVTLVHPSEAVAVLRRLREERPDRVFFKSLFRSNSLSETTVCNMCLSPSQQPLCNYTDLYSGEPWYCYKPKMLSCNTRINHAKGGYQKHLITNKEALFFQSGVNLKVPIHASGSDRINVLPKMKDKPEVESSSTQSEPVKVIPSGYYYGGSWKPLAGVTMHQFNDSSAIIQCLKGKVVNMYGDSTVRQWFEYLNAFVPELKEFNLHSPKNIGPFMAVDSTHNILLKYRCHGPPIRFSTVASSELRYIANELDGLPGGPDTVVVLSIWAHFSTFPVEVYIRRLRHIRRALVRLLDRAPGTVVVIRSANFQVLDQEVSLYNSDWYSLQLDAVLRAMFKEMDVLLVDAWEMTLAHYLPHALHPPPAIIKNMIDMLLSYICPERKRN, via the exons ATGGTGATGGCGAAATGTGAGAAATGGCTCGAAAATGGGAAACAGAAGGGGGTGACCATGTCCTGTCATCTGTCCAAATACACCCCCATCTTCCTGCTGCTGGCACTGTCCGGCCTCATCTTCCTCCTGCGCAACATCGTCACACTGGAG AATCTGAACTGCCAAACGGTTTCAAGGCTCTACCAGTTTCAGAGCGGGCTTCATTCTACCTTCACCCAGGAGGAAACGTCGCCGCTGTACCACAACCACAGCTTCTGCAGCAATCTGGGCCAGGAGCCGTCTCCCGGGGAAGCCCTGGAGGAGCGCTACCTCCTAGACTCTATTTCATGGCCTGAACCTCTAGCCCATCCCTCCTCCTCGCTGATCCCCCTGCGGCAGACGAGCGACCCCGTGCACAGCCTTTTCGCCATCCTGCCGGCAGCGGGAGGAAGGCGGGAGTGGCATGTCGGGGACCAGCTAGAGGTGCTCGTCCAAATGCATGACTTCCAGGGCCGTCCCAAGCGCTATGGGGGTGACTTCCTGGTGGCCCGCCTGCACTCACCGGAGCTCACTGCCGGGGTGGCGGGCCGTGTTCTGGATCACCGGAATGGGTTTTATTCCGCTCTCCTGCCGCTCCTCTGGGAGGGTTCAGCTCGGGTCGAGGTGACGCTGGTGCACCCCAGCGAGGCGGTGGCTGTGCTGCGAAGACTGAGGGAGGAGAGACCGGATCGGGTGTTTTTCAAGAGCCTGTTCCGCTCCAACTCCCTGTCTGAAACCACGGTGtgtaacatgtgtctgtctcccAGCCAGCAGCCGCTGTGCAACTACACTGACCTCTACTCAGGGGAGCCCTGGTACTGCTACAAGCCCAAAATGCTGAGTTGCAACACCAGAATCAATCACGCCAAGGGAGGCTACCAGAAACACCTCATCACTAACAAAGAAGCACTGTTCTTCCAGAG CGGTGTAAACCTCAAAGTTCCAATTCACGCTTCAGGATCAGACAGAATCAATGTGCTACCAAAGATGAAGG ATAAACCAGAGGTAGAAAGCAGCAGCACGCAGTCTGAGCCAGTTAAAGTCATACCGTCTGGATATTACTACGGGGGCTCGTGGAAGCCGCTGGCTGGGGTCACGATGCACCAGTTCAATGACTCCTCCGCCATCATTCAGTGTCTGAAGGGCAAAGTGGTCAACATGTATGGGGACTCCACCGTCAGACAGTGGTTTGAATACCTCAACGCCTTTGTACCAG aATTAAAGGAGTTCAACCTGCATAGTCCTAAAAACATCGGGCCCTTCATGGCAGTGGACAGCACGCACAACATCCTCCTGAAGTACCGCTGCCACGGTCCGCCCATCCGCTTCTCCACCGTCGCCTCCAGCGAGCTGCGCTACATAGCGAACGAGTTGGACGGGCTGCCGGGGGGCCCAGACACCGTGGTGGTCCTCAGCATCTGGGCCCATTTCAGCACCTTCCCCGTGGAGGTATACATACGCCGGCTGCGTCACATCCGGCGGGCACTGGTGCGACTTCTGGACCGGGCCCCGGGGACCGTCGTGGTGATCCGCTCGGCCAACTTCCAGGTGCTGGACCAAGAGGTGAGTCTATACAACAGCGACTGGTACTCGCTGCAGCTGGACGCCGTGCTCAGGGCCATGTTCAAGGAAATGGACGTCCTGCTGGTGGACGCCTGGGAAATGACGCTGGCGCACTACCTCCCTCACGCCCTCCACCCGCCACCAGCCATCATCAAGAACATGATAGACATGCTGCTGTCTTACATTTGTCCTGAGAGGAAGAGGAACTGA